Proteins from a single region of Mustela erminea isolate mMusErm1 chromosome X, mMusErm1.Pri, whole genome shotgun sequence:
- the MPC1L gene encoding LOW QUALITY PROTEIN: mitochondrial pyruvate carrier 1-like protein (The sequence of the model RefSeq protein was modified relative to this genomic sequence to represent the inferred CDS: inserted 2 bases in 1 codon) — protein sequence MLCGALYGNHAKARGHGSRLCGVGSASYVIVGXLLFRWCSHALEIMTMVAALWRSARDYMKTKEFRNYLASTHFWGSVANYGLPLAALKDMNASPEIISGRMTVALIFYLMAFMHFAYRVQPRNLLLFVCHSTNVVARSVQLSRYLNYYCGGGASAAVCTTAAITPYPTSCPAPVSDLDNDDSC from the exons ATGCTGTGTGGAGCACTTTATGGCAACCACGCAAAGGCGCGAGGTCACGGGTCCAGGCTGTGCGGAGTAGGCTCTGCATCCTACGTCATTGTGGG TCTGTTATTTCGTTGGTGCTCTCATGCCTTGGAGATCATGACGATGGTGGCGGCACTGTGGCGGAGTGCGAGGGACTATATGAAGACCAAGGAGTTCCGGAACTACCTGGCCAGCACTCACTTCTGGGGTTCCGTGGCCAACTATGGCCTTCCGCTGGCTGCCTTAAAGGACATGAACGCATCACCTGAAATCATCAGTGGCCGTATGACAGTAGCGCTCATCTTCTACTTGATGGCCTTCATGCATTTTGCCTACCGTGTACAGCCTCGAAACCTGCTGCTGTTCGTGTGCCACAGCACCAATGTCGTGGCGCGGAGTGTGCAGCTGAGCCGCTACCTGAATTACTACTGTGGCGGAGGCGCGTCGGCGGCTGTTTGTACCACAGCTGCCATCACCCCCTATCCCACCAGCTGTCCTGCACCTGTTAGCGACCTTGACAATGATGACTCCTGTTAG